The DNA sequence GTGGGCAGCCTGCATTCGGACCTTATGCGCATGCTTCCTCTCTTCGGGCAGATCTCCTATCCGGAGGTAGTTCTCAATTTCACGCGTCCACTTTATGTTTTCTTCCCTGGCGCTGTAGAGAGGTGTGACTGCAATCGAGAAAGTGGACTGGAGGtggacaaaaaataatattgccTCTTTCACGGGGAGTGTAGTTGCTACTCCAACCAAGGCATCGACTTATACGTTTTCTGTGCGGGGAATCCTCTTGATAGCCCATTTGTTCAACTGATTCAGGGTATCTTGTACTTTAGTTAAGTACTGAGTCATGCGTCCATCTTTGGCTTCGTATTCCCCTTGGACATGCCTAACGACGAGTTGAGAGTCACTGTAGATTTCGAGCTTGGAAGCTGAGAGTGCAAGTGTAAGGTTCAACCTGGACAGGATGGCCTCGTATTTGGCTTCATTGTTGGATGCTGGAAACCCGAGTCGGATGGTTTGTTCCAACTGCTCCCTAGTTGGCGATTGTAAGAGGAGGCCTATTTCGGATCTCGAGGTTCGGGAGGCTTTATCGATGTGTAAAGTACACCATTCCTCTTTGCTGGGTTCTATGAATCAAGGGGGTTGCTGGGGGATCTCTGCTATGAAATCAGCCATGACTTATCCTTTTATGGACAACCTGGGCTGATATTCGATTCCGTTCGCACTCAATTCTATGGCCTACTTCAACATCCTTCCTGATAGATCAGGTTTGTGAAAAATACTTCTGAAGGGCTGGTTGGTGAGCACGACTATTGGATGGGCCTGGAAATAGGGACGAAGTTTCTGAGCAGCGCTTCTCAAGGCTAAGGTCGTTTGCTCCATCTTCGAGTATCTGGTTTCTGCATCTACcattgctttgttgatatagTAGACGAGTCTTTGCTCTTTATCTGATATGCAGCGAAACAAAACAACACTGACCGCCCAAGTAAAAACTGTTAAGTACATGTATAACTGCTTGTCGGGCTGAGGGCTGCTCAGGATGGGCGGTTGTGTGAGATAATGTTTGATCACTTCAAATGCGGACTGACAGTCTTCCGTCCATCCTAGCGTGCCGACTCCCTTTAGCATAAGGAAGAAGGGCCTTAGTTTGTCTATAAATCGGGCTATGAAGCGTCTTAGTGCAACGAGTCTACCAATGAGGTGTTGTAGCTCTTTCTTGTTGCTCTGGACGGATGTCTCCATGACAACTCTGATTTGATCCGGATTGACCTCTATCCCCCTTTGAGTGACCATAAACCCCAAGAACTTGCCTGCGCTCACCCTAAAAGCACACTTGGACGGATTGAGCTTCATGTTGTACTTTCTCAACAAGTGAAAGAATTCTTCTAAGTGTTGGTCATGTTCGCCTCTGGTTCTGCTTTTAACCACGATGTCATCAATGTATACCTCCACCATGTGCCCGATTAGAGGTTTGAAGATTTTAGTCATCAGCCTTTGGTAAGTGGCTTTGGCGTTTTTCAGTCCAAACGACATGACTTTGTAGCCATAGTGTCCGTGTGGTGTTATGAAGacaattttttcttcatctGGTGGGTACATGGGAATCTAATGGTACCCGAAAAAGGCATCCAGGAAAGAGAGCATTCCTTATCTGGTGGTGGAGTCCATTATTTGGTTTATTCGCCGTAGGAGAAAGTTATCCTTAGGGTAAGCGTCGTTGAGGTTAGTGTAATTGACGCAAACTCgccatttccctttttttttttgggactaCAACCACGTTTGCCAACCAGTTTGGATATTCAACCTCCCTAATAAATTCGGCTGCAAGTAACTTGTCTACATCATCTTGAATGATTCTTTGTCTATCCGGATGAAACCGTTGGACTTTCTGGCAAATAGGTCTTGACGATGGCAGGATGTTAAGTCAGTGGGAGGCAATCGACGGGTGAATCCCAGGCATGTCAGAGTGTGTCCATGCGAAAACATCTTTATTCTGCTAAAGTGTTCCTTTAAGGCATCGTGCCTCGTTCGATTCTAAGAGGGAACTTACGTAAGTAAAGTGATCATCGTCTTTTGAGATTCGAATGGTCTGCAAGGGATTGGCTACCGGGGGATCCTTTTTCAACAGGTACTGTAATTGCTATTGATCGGCCACACTTGCACATTTGAGAGGAGACTCGTGATCACTACTAGATCCAGCTTCCCCTGCCACTTCGTAACACTGTTGAGCTGGTAGCTGGCTACCATAGAGATTAATTTGTCCGTCTTCGGTGAGATAACTCACCATCTGATGATATGTAGAAGGGATGACTTTCATGCCATGCAGCAAGACACCCCCCAATATGGCGTTGAATGGGGATAGGTCTTATACTACTGAGAACTGCACGTTCAGAGTAACAGGGTCGACTTGGACTGGCAACACAATGTCGCCCAAAGATGTTCTAGAGGCTTAATTGAACCCTGACAATATCCGCCCGGGATTTTCCAAATTCGAGGGTAAAAACcccatttttttaatcacaGATACCTCTAAGAGGTCGGCTAAGCTACCTAGATTGACCAAGATTCGTCTTACATCTAAGTCACTAATTCCTAACGTAAGGATAAGGGCATCTCGGTGTGGTTGCAATATTTAGTCGGGGTCTACTAGAGGAAAGATGATTACCCCATCTATTAGGCGTGTGCTCCAACTGGTCAATCCAGGTTGGACGAAGCTAACTTGCTCTCGTACAAAGGCAACTCGAAGCAACCTTTGTCTTTTTCGTTTGGAGTTGTATTCCTCATCGATGGGTCCACCGTGGATATAATTGATCATGACTCTAGGATGAATGGAAGTTGTAGCAGTGGATGGACCCTGGGATGTCTCCCCACTTTGGCCTTCTGAGCGGACGTACTGTTTCAAGTGTCCAGCTTTTATAAGTTTCTCCACAAAGTAGTGGAGGCTTCTACATTGCTCCGTAGTATGTCCATGCTCTTTGTGATAAACACATTTTTTGTTGCGGTCTCTCTTCGCTGGGTCCGTTTTTAGGGGCTCTGGCGACCTGAAGTTGGATAGCTCGTGGATCATGGGGAAGAGTTTCTCATATGACACGTTGAAGGGGGTGAAATTGAACTGGTCCGGCTAGCACTGTTCGTCTTGCCCCTACTTGACTGCCTTTGTTGGCTCACAATTTTAGGATTCCTAACCGTGTCGTTTTTGGTAGGTTGGCTAGTGACCAAGATCTGCTGAGTGGCTGCACAGACATCGTCTTCGAGCATGGAATATTTGTTCGCCCTTCTGAACAGATCGTCCATAGTCACGGGGGGCTTTTTAGCGAGGGACTTGAAGAAAGGCGTGCCTGAGCAGATACTCCACTTAAAGATTTGGAgcaaagtttttaaaggcgaAAGCGTAAGGCGAGACATTTTTGTGTTCATGAGGCGAGACGTAAGCCTCGAGGCGTTGAGTCGTAAGCTTTTTGAGCCtcacattatataattaattaatatttttaaatatataaaataaaatagcataaatagaaacatgaaaacaattcattagaatcataaaaaaaaaaaaaaaaacatactagTACCatactttcacaaaaaaaaaccataacaaaGTCATAAAATAGAATCTAGATTCAACTATACTAATAGTTTCAAACGTTAATAAAAAACCATAACTAAgtcatgaaatagaaaatagagtcaACCATAATAATAGTTCTAAACTATTACAAAAAATCCATAACTAAGTCATGAAATAACAACTAGAGTCAATTGTTTCAACTTAAATCCTCATCTCTAaggtcatcatcatcctcatccaatGTATCAATAGTAGGAAAATGTCCACTATCATGTATCCCCATTTCATgtaaatcttcatcttcatcaattggTGTCAAATTCAACTCCTTCTCTTTGCCTTTGTCTCCACTTGTACCTAGCataaagaattaattaagtgtaaatattataagttttttttattaaatttaatcaaatttatgacttcAATTTTTGAGTACTTACTTGGTACTTCATTATGTTTCCTTTTGTAGGAATGTGAAGAAACCATGTGATCCGATGATGTTTCAGTCTCTTGGGAGTTGGATGACACAACTCTAATGGCATCAACACTGAATAACTCATTATCTTGAAGCCAACAAAGATCAAGGGGGAGGAGGGGATCTTCTTTCTCCGTAATCCATTCATCATCCGAATCAATTTCCTCTACCAAAATCGGatcaatattttgtttcctttgtagaCTTCACTCTCTCAATCTAGTGTTGTATCTTACATACACTAGAGCATTCAACCTTTGATGTTCaagtctattttttattttttatttttgtatggatctacaaataataaaataaacaaatttatgtgttaaaatgaaataaggttctctaacattaaaataaaaatatatgtataaaaatttacaaaaatataagtATTACCGACTCAAAtatgctccaatttctttcacatccCGAAGCACTACAAGTAAGGCTAAGGACTCGAATAGAAAACTTTTGCAACTCCGGTGTTGAACCCCCAAAACGCATCCACCAACTTGTAGGACTTCTTAATGTTCAAGAATCAATTGCAATACGACTCCCAAATTCACCCATTGCTTGGTCCTATGAGTCCAACTGAATGTTAGCTTTTAAATGTTCTTGATAATCCAACATTCTatccatgcattcaaataatcCCTTCCTTACCTCATCAGGATTAGAGAAGTTATCTCCATACCGCAATTGAGGATTAAGATAATAACCCGCTGCATGTAAAGGTCGATGAAGTTGCGGAGTCCATCTTGCatcaatttttctccaaattgggcCATATTTTCTCTCCACACCCCAACAATTAAATGCAATCTTCTTCTTAGCTGAATCCatcaactcataaatataaccCATGGCTGGTCTTTCCTCTGAATCAACCTCTCTCAAGACACTAACTAATGGAACAATGGTCTTTATGTAAAAAGCAACATGAGGCCAAAAATTTGGATCAAACAACATTGTACTTCGAGTATTCACACCTTCTACTTTTTTAGCCCATGTGCTTGAACACTATTTTTATGAGGAGAACATTGTTATAAGAGCTTGCTTTTGTTGATAAAGACTTTGGAGAGTAAGAAATGTAATAGCAAATCGTGTAATTGCTAGACGAAGAAgttcataattttttgtaaatgttctcatcaagCTAAGAACCCAAGTATGCCTATATATGAACTTCACTACTTGCCTAGCTCAAGATAGTGTAGTAGCATGAACATTTAGCTTTCCAATATCCTCCAACATCAAATCAATACAATGAGCAGCACAAGGAGTCCACcacaattttctcattttttccatAAGCCTCATTACAGCATTCACATAATTAGAGGCATTATCAGTGATGACTTGCACAACATtctcctctccaatttctttagCCACCTCATCAAGATATTTGAACATcaattccccatttttttttattgtatcagaAGCATCAATTGATTTCATAAATCAAGTGCCAGCAGGactattcaccaaaaaattgataagacaCCTACTCTTTCCATCTGTCCAACCAtctgacataattgaacatccatattGTTTCCAAGCTTTTTTGTGATCTTCCATAATGATACTTAGGTCATTCACCTCTTCTTTAAGAATCCATGTCCTCAATTCATGCACAGATGGAGGCTTAAACCCGGGCCCAAAATTTGCAACAGCATCTATCATAGGAAACCAATAAGGATCATTCACAGTGTTGAATGGGAGACCTTTTGAATACATACACCTACCAATTTTTCTACAcacttccttcctttcttcttgcTTCCACTTTGAATTCAAAGTAGTTTGTCTAGGTTGTGAAGTGGTAAATTTATCCATGGGTCCCCTAGGAATAGGTTCCCCACTCCCACTCCCACTCCCACTCCCTAATGTCCATATTGTTTTAGACAAGGCACTCTCATGCATTGAAGTTGGACCCATACCAATTTCTTGgagcaattcatttcttttcatttttttatccttaaaattGGCCAATGCCTCTTTGCATTCCAATCTAGCATCTTCACTAACTTTGTTACATGGTTTCATACCATGATGAGTTCTGGCTAAGTGATGCTTGAGTCTATTCACCCCTCCTGTGCATCTTTGATTGCAAAAGTTACATCTTAAATATTGCTCCCCGGCAACTTCAATAACATACTTCTACACAAaatcttttcttgaattttttgaatCAGAGAaactcattctaaaaaaaaaaacaccaataataatattcaaatttctatataacaatataattgactaaaaaataataacaagacataattgaaaggaatttaaaaatgaaataaaaaatttaattggttttaattttaaaaaaccaatattttttttagaggaatttaaaaattatacacataaattttaattggaatttaataatgaaataaagaaaatttgggtgaaaaataaaattaaaccagaaataaaaaaataattttaagcagCCAATTTACtggaatatttagaaaataaaaatggtttgggtgaaaaataaaattaaaccagaaatataaaaataattttaagcaaCCAATTTACtggaatatttagaaaattaaaatacatgaaGGAGAAACGGCTAGCTGAGACTAAGAGCTGGTCAAAATTATTGGCTGATGGATcaaatgatttaaatatatatagttatatgcatatatattggATGAAAAggcatttgattaaaaaaaaataaaaaattgatgaagTGGGAGACCAACCGACTGCTAAGAGAGAGCCACCCTCTGTGTCAATCTGTCGACTACCATGGAAGAtggagaaaaagatgaagagatgaaaCCGAGAAGGGGAAGCATCGGAGATGAAGAAATGAAGATCGTGACATACCTGGAGATGAACGAGAGGGATCGCCGTTGGAGAAGATGCTCTGCGATTGGTCGTCGCCGGAGAAGATGCTTTGCAATTGGTCGCCGCCTGAGGTTGAGCACTTCGTCGCCACTTCAGGTAGGGTTTCCTTTTGGAGTTTTTCTCCTAATTTTTGTTTGCCTTCAATCGGGACTCGGGTTTTGCTTTAGGGATtagttaggtttttttttttttttttttaaatttcttcatGGCCACATCAGCTTCTACAACGCGTTCGCCTTCTTCTCGGAGTGTAAAAGGTGCGATCAAAGCGTGCCTCAGACACGCCTCACTAGAAAAGGCGTACACATTTCTCGCGTTGCGTTTTATTATTTCCGCATCAAGGCGTTTTTGCTCGCCTCGCCCTAAGGTACGCTTTAAGGCGCGCCTGAGATACGCCTTTGAAAACTTTGATTTGGAGGACAACGTCCATGCTGTAAGATTCTACTTGGAGTACAACTTGCCCAAATCGTTTTACGAATTCCCTCAACGATTCTTTCTcctgcatttttatgttttgtaggGTGCTGATATTTTTCTTATGTCATGTTGAGCACAGATATTGTCCCATGAGTGCCTCCGAAAGATCTCGAAAATTATCAACGGAATTCATTGGGAGGCGATGGAACCATAAGAAAGCCTGACCTTAGAGGCTGGCTGGAAAGACTTTGCATAACAGCACGTCATTCCTTATGTCGAGGGTCATGAGTTGTCTGTAGTGCATGATATGATCAAATGAATCATTGGACTCATCGTATGCGGAGAACTTTGGCATGATGAACCCTCTTGGGGGCTCGTAATTGATAATGCTAAAGTtgaaaggcgtggagagcatgtcgtccAACCGCCTACTGATAGAGCCGGGGGGGCCTCTACCTACCATATCCCATCTGATTTATTGTAGTGGTGGGTGTGGAGGCCAATCCGGTATGACGGGTGCAGCTAAGGGCCCAAGATATGCCTCTTGGGTCGTAGCTACACGTGGCTTCTCCATATCGGGTGTTTGTGGTCCTAACCTTGTGCGCATTGCATCCGATAGCTGAGACTTCCTATCACATCTCTTTTTTTATGAGACACAAGTGGAGTTCAAGCTTTCGTCCTGTGGCACGTGATAGGCTGGTAGGGGTCTTTCATCAGGCCATACACTATGCACACCAAAGAGGGGCTCTGCATTTCTAAGGTATGTTGCTTCCTCGTTCTGCTTGGAGTTCGTTTGTTGACTCCTCGGCTACCTACCGCAAGGAGGGCCTAATGAAGACGCTTGAATCCGTAACACCTCGTTTTCCTCTCTGAGCCTCCCTGTTTCTTGGAGTAGGGCCTGCACTTGTTTCTCGCTCTCTCGTTGGCGTCTTTCCATTCTCTCACGCCAGTCAAAATAACCTTCATCGCCCATGGCTGATGACCGACTTCTTGAGGGTGTTGACATATTCGTTTCGTGTTCCCACAGACGACACCAATGTTGAAGCCTAGCCAACTGGGAGCGATGCTTCTCCCTTCTTCTTTGCAAAAGATGTCTGGACAggttgtccggacacaccctccaaAGCTTAAGTCAGATGATTAATGTCAACTCGAAAGATTGCCCCTTTTTTGGAGCTAAAGAAGGAGTCTGTATCGCACGCGTACCTTGATTTTGGGCTGAATAAGGGCTTTTATAGTGTCTAGAACGGTGTCACATCTGTGTTGAGGTGCCTTCTTGACTTTTGTAGTCATGATGATAGCACATTTGATGACAGAGCAATCATCATTCTTTAGGCGGCTGATAGGGATTGCTAGTGGGGGTGACCAAATGGTTCACTTGTCACCTCAGTCTGTAGGCAGTATGGTGCAGCGTGTAGAAGGTCGCCTGCGAAGACAGGGTGGCGTCCCATCGAGCGTACTTTTGGCATGAGGAGAATGATTGCTCGTGGGattgggtaaaaaaaaaacctatttggAATGTATCGTGCAATCTTAGAGGAATACAATGGAATTGACTACTGATACTCATAGGCTGGATTGGACATTCCGATCTGGTTATACTCATTCGGACAGAGATAGAAGGATGTCACGTGTAGCAAAGGTGGCTTGCCACATGGCCACACATGGAAGCCCCTGCATATTATACTATtactaaaaatcataaatttgatCATACATgtattatgttttaataaaataatttccatatgtgtattatttcttattttattgctttttatggttttttttttcaatatttttataagatttttttttttattaattttcattctaatgatcatttttgctttttttacttttaattttcatagatATGAACAGTCGGAAAGGAACTCTTGATGATTAATGATACTAACAAACAAATAATGTAGGAAATCCATGAccctatttttttaaagtaggCCATATTGGGAGTCATGATTCAGTTGTCTGCAATTATAGTGTATAAGAATAATTGAAATGTTGAATTTATCTAAtagtttgaattaattaatattggAAATGATGGTTTCGTCCATGAATCATGGTACTATAATGGT is a window from the Vitis riparia cultivar Riparia Gloire de Montpellier isolate 1030 chromosome 9, EGFV_Vit.rip_1.0, whole genome shotgun sequence genome containing:
- the LOC117921772 gene encoding uncharacterized protein LOC117921772, producing the protein MVEVYIDDIVVKSRTRGEHDQHLEEFFHLLRKYNMKLNPSKCAFRVSAGKFLGFMVTQRGIEVNPDQIRVVMETSVQSNKKELQHLIGRLVALRRFIARFIDKLRPFFLMLKGVGTLGWTEDCQSAFEVIKHYLTQPPILSSPQPDKQLYMYLTVFTWAVSVVLFRCISDKEQRLVYYINKAMVDAETRYSKMEQTTLALRSAAQKLRPYFQAHPIVVLTNQPFRKPSKEEWCTLHIDKASRTSRSEIGLLLQSPTREQLEQTIRLGFPASNNEAKYEAILSRLNLTLALSASKLEIYSDSQLVVRHVQGEYEAKDGRMTQYLTKVQDTLNQLNKWAIKRIPRTENSTFSIAVTPLYSAREENIKWTREIENYLRIGDLPEERKHAHKVRMQAAHFTLIRDRLYKRSFRGPFLRCLDSTEAQYVLAELHEGICNNHTGERSLAHRAHS
- the LOC117921773 gene encoding uncharacterized protein LOC117921773; translation: MIHELSNFRSPEPLKTDPAKRDRNKKCVYHKEHGHTTEQCRSLHYFVEKLIKAGHLKQYVRSEGQSGETSQGPSTATTSIHPRVMINYIHGGPIDEEYNSKRKRQRLLRVAFVREQVSFVQPGLTSWSTRLIDGMVSYLTEDGQINLYGSQLPAQQCYEVAGEAGSSSDHESPLKCASVADQ